From a single Equus asinus isolate D_3611 breed Donkey chromosome 2, EquAss-T2T_v2, whole genome shotgun sequence genomic region:
- the MFAP1 gene encoding microfibrillar-associated protein 1, protein MSVPSALMKQPPIQSTAGAVPVRNEKGEISMEKVKVKRYVSGKRPDYAPMESSDEEDEEFQFIKKAKEQEAEPEEQEEDSSSDPRLRRLQNRISEDVEERLARHRKIVEPEVVGESDSEVEGDAWRMEREDSSEEEEEEIDDEEIERRRGMMRQRAQERKNEEMEVMEVEDEGRSGEESESESEYEEYTDSEDEMEPRLKPVFIRKKDRVTVQEREAEALKQKELEQEAKRMAEERRKYTLKIVEEETKKELEENKRSLAALDALNTDDENDEEEYEAWKVRELKRIKRDREDREALEKEKAEIERMRNLTEEERRAELRANGKVITNKAVKGKYKFLQKYYHRGAFFMDEDEEVYKRDFSAPTLEDHFNKTILPKVMQVKNFGRSGRTKYTHLVDQDTTSFDSAWGQESAQNTKFFKQKAAGVRDVFERPSAKKRKTT, encoded by the exons GTGAGATCTCGATGGAAAAAGTGAAGGTAAAACGTTATGTTTCGGGAAAGAGGCCAGACTATGCCCCTATGGAGTCCTCAGATGAGGAGGATGAAGAATTTCAGTTCATTAAGAAAGCCAAAGAAcaagaagcagagcctgaggaaCAGGAGGAGGATTCATCTAGTGACCCTCGGCTGCGGCGTTTGCAGAACCGAATTAGTGAAGATGTGGAAGAGAG attggctcGACATCGGAAAATAGTGGAACCTGAAGTGGTAGGAGAAAGTGACTCAGAAGTAGAAGGAGATGCCTGGCGCATGGAACGAGAAGATAGCagtgaagaagaagaggaagaaattgatgatgag GAAATAGAGCGGCGCCGTGGCATGATGCGTCAACGAGCACAggagagaaaaaatgaagagatggAAGTCATGGAGGTAGAAGATGAGGGACGTTCTGGGGAGGAGTCAGAATCAGAATCTGAGTATGAAGAGTACACGGACAGTGAGGATGAGATGGAGCCTCGCCTTAAGCCGGTCTTCATTCGAAA GAAGGATCGAGTAACAGTTCAAGAACGTGAGGCTGAAGCATTGAAACAGAAGGAGCTGGAGCAGGAGGCAAAACGCATGGCTGAGGAGAGGCGCAAGTACACACTCAAG ATTGTAGAAGAGGAGACCAAGAAAGAGCTGGAGGAGAACAAGCGGTCCCTGGCTGCACTGGATGCACTCAATACTGATGATGAAAATGATGAGGAGGAATATGAGGCATGGAAAGTTCGAGAGCTAAAGAGAATCAAGAGGGACAGAGAAGATCGAGAAGC GCTTGAGAAGGAGAAAGCAGAAATTGAACGCATGCGAAACCTGACTGAGGAAGAGAGGCGAGCTGAGCTTCGGGCAAATGGCAAAGTCATTACCAACAAAGCTGTTAAGGGCAAATATAAGTTCTTACAGAAGTATTATCACCGGGGTGCCTTCTTCATG GATGAGGATGAAGAGGTATACAAGAGAGATTTCAGCGCACCTACCCTGGAGGATCATTTCAACAAAACTATTCTTCCCAAAGTCATGCAG GTCAAGAACTTTGGGCGGTCTGGTCGTACCAAATACACGCACCTTGTGGATCAAGACACCACCTCATTCGACTCAGCATGGGGTCAAGAGAGTGCTCAGAACACAAAGTTCTTTAAACAAAAGGCAGCTGGGGTACGAGATGTATTTGAACGGCCATCTGCCAAGAAGCGGAAAACTACTTAG
- the HYPK gene encoding huntingtin-interacting protein K isoform X1, with protein MATEGDVELELETETSGPERPPEKPRKHDSGAADLERVTDYAEEKEIQSSNLETAMSVIGDRRSREQKAKQEREKELAKVTIKKEDLELIMTEMEISRAAAERSLREHMGNVVEALIALTN; from the exons ATGGCGACTGAGGGGGACGTGGAGCTGGAGTTGGAGACTGAGACCAGCGGTCCGGAGCGGCCTCCTGAGAAGCCAAGGAAGCATGACAGTGGTGCGGCGGACCTGGAGCGAGTCACCGACTATGCGGAGGAGAAGGAGATCCAGAGTTCGAATTTGGAGACG GCCATGTCCGTGATTGGAGACAGACGGTCACGGGAGCAGAAAGCCAAACAGGAGCG GGAGAAGGAACTGGCAAAAGTCACTATCAAGAAAGAAGATCTGGAGCTGATA ATGACAGAGATGGAGATCTCACGAGCAGCAGCAGAACGGAGCTTGAGGGAACACATGGGCAACGTGGTAGAGGCTCTTATTGCCTTAACCAACTGA
- the HYPK gene encoding huntingtin-interacting protein K isoform X2: protein MATEGDVELELETETSGPERPPEKPRKHDSGAADLERVTDYAEEKEIQSSNLETGEGTGKSHYQERRSGADSE from the exons ATGGCGACTGAGGGGGACGTGGAGCTGGAGTTGGAGACTGAGACCAGCGGTCCGGAGCGGCCTCCTGAGAAGCCAAGGAAGCATGACAGTGGTGCGGCGGACCTGGAGCGAGTCACCGACTATGCGGAGGAGAAGGAGATCCAGAGTTCGAATTTGGAGACG GGAGAAGGAACTGGCAAAAGTCACTATCAAGAAAGAAGATCTGGAGCTGATAGTGAGTAG
- the SERINC4 gene encoding serine incorporator 4 isoform X1, producing MGAKAVTGPSTSLLTQQRSGVSSVMVNPPFYQVTRCGPVPCTCCCHSRWPLLTESTSSRLFYILLHVGASAVCCLLLSRTVVERVWGKAHGIQMPSELCAHLFGHSHCPVLSGSGAVYRVCAGTATFHLLQAVLLVHLESPTSPRAQLHNSFWVLKLLFLLALCAVAFCIPDEHLFPAWHYIGICGGFTFILLQLVLITAFAHSWNKNWQMGAAQDCRWFLAVLLATLGFYSMAGVTAVLLFCHYTHPAGCLLNKMLLSLHLCFCGLLSFLSIAPCIRLKQPRSGLLQASVISCYIMYLTFSALSSRPPESVILQGQNHTLCLPGLSKMEPQTPDTSVAVLSAGIMYTCVLLACVEASYLAEVFGPLWIVKVYSYEFQKPSLCFCCPKIVVPEEGQRGGAAKPADQETSTAPPVQAQHLSYSYSAFHFVLFLASLYVMVTLTSWFSYEGAELEKTFTTGSWATFWVKVASCWACVLLYLGLLLAPLCQSPTQDPQPPPIFKRQCHRISIAR from the exons ATGGGTGCAAAAGCCGTCACGGGCCCCAGCACCTCCCTCCTGACACAGCAACGCAGTGGAGTCAGCAGTGTCATGGTAAATCCTCCCTTCTATCAG GTGACCCGCTGTGGGCCTGTTCCCTGTACCTGCTGCTGCCATTCTAGGTGGCCCCTTCTCACAGAGTCTACTTCTAGCCGCCTGTTCTACATCCTCCTCCATGTAGGGGCCTCAGCAGTCTGCTGCCTCCTGCTGTCTAGGACAGTAGTAGAAAGGGTCTGGGGCAAGGCACATGGG ATCCAGATGCCCTCAGAGTTGTGTGCCCATCTGTTTGGCCACTCTCACTGCCCAGTGCTCAGTGGCTCTGGGGCTGTGTACCGAGTATGTGCAGGAACTGCCACCTTCCACCTGCTGCAGGCTGTGCTGCTGGTCCACCTCGAATCCCCCACCAGCCCGCGGGCACAGCTGCATAATAG CTTCTGGGTCCTCAAGCTGCTGTTCCTGCTAGCTCTCTGTGCTGTTGCCTTCTGCATCCCTGATGAGCATCTCTTCCCAG CCTGGCATTACATTGGCATCTGTGGAGGCTTCACATTCATCCTGCTGCAGTTGGTGCTTATCACAGCCTTTGCCCATTCCTGGAACAAGAACTG GCAGATGGGTGCAGCCCAAGACTGCCGATGGTTCCTAGCTGTGCTGCTGGCCACCCTAGGATTCTACAGCATGGCAGGTGTGACAGCTGTGCTCCTGTTCTGCCACTACACACACCCAGCTGGCTGCCTGCTCAACAAGATGCTACTTAGTCTGCACCTTTGTTTCTGtggcctcctctccttcctctccatcGCTCCCTGCATCCGCCTCA AGCAACCCCGCTCTGGCCTTCTACAAGCCTCTGTCATCAGCTGCTATATCATGTACCTGACCTTCTCTGCGCTATCCAGCCGTCCTCCAGAGAGTG TAATCCTTCAAGGACAGAATCACACCCTGTGCCTGCCTGGCCTGAGTAAAATGGAACCCCAAACACCAGATACTTCTGTAGCAGTACTGAGTGCTGGCATCATGTATACTTGTGTGCTTCTTGCCTG tgTTGAGGCTTCCTACCTGGCTGAGGTATTTGGGCCCTTGTGGATTGTCAAGGTTTACAGCTATGAGTTCCAG AAGCCCTCACTCTGTTTCTGCTGCCCCAAAATAGTGGTGCCAGAGGAAG GGCAAAGGGGTGGGGCCGCCAAGCCAGCTGACCAAGAGACCTCTACAGCTCCTCCTGTGCAAGCCCAGCATCTTTCCTACAGCTATTCTGCCTTCCACTTCGTCTTGTTCCTTGCATCACTCTATGTCATGGTTACCCTTACCAGCTGGTTCAG CTATGAGGGAGCAGAACTGGAAAAGACGTTCACCACAGGTAGCTGGGCTACCTTCTGGGTCAAGGTTGCCTCCTGCTGGGCCTGTGTACTCCTCTATCTGGGGCTGCTCCTGGCACCACTCTGTCAGTCCCCCACCCAGGATCCCCAGCCTCCTCCTATCTTCAAGAGACAGTGCCATCGCATCAGTATCGCCAGATAA
- the SERINC4 gene encoding serine incorporator 4 isoform X2, whose translation MPHVQPGITLASVEASHSSCCSWCLSQPLPIPGTRTEQPRSGLLQASVISCYIMYLTFSALSSRPPESVILQGQNHTLCLPGLSKMEPQTPDTSVAVLSAGIMYTCVLLACVEASYLAEVFGPLWIVKVYSYEFQKPSLCFCCPKIVVPEEGQRGGAAKPADQETSTAPPVQAQHLSYSYSAFHFVLFLASLYVMVTLTSWFSYEGAELEKTFTTGSWATFWVKVASCWACVLLYLGLLLAPLCQSPTQDPQPPPIFKRQCHRISIAR comes from the exons ATGCCCCATGTGCAGCCTGGCATTACATTGGCATCTGTGGAGGCTTCACATTCATCCTGCTGCAGTTGGTGCTTATCACAGCCTTTGCCCATTCCTGGAACAAGAACTG AGCAACCCCGCTCTGGCCTTCTACAAGCCTCTGTCATCAGCTGCTATATCATGTACCTGACCTTCTCTGCGCTATCCAGCCGTCCTCCAGAGAGTG TAATCCTTCAAGGACAGAATCACACCCTGTGCCTGCCTGGCCTGAGTAAAATGGAACCCCAAACACCAGATACTTCTGTAGCAGTACTGAGTGCTGGCATCATGTATACTTGTGTGCTTCTTGCCTG tgTTGAGGCTTCCTACCTGGCTGAGGTATTTGGGCCCTTGTGGATTGTCAAGGTTTACAGCTATGAGTTCCAG AAGCCCTCACTCTGTTTCTGCTGCCCCAAAATAGTGGTGCCAGAGGAAG GGCAAAGGGGTGGGGCCGCCAAGCCAGCTGACCAAGAGACCTCTACAGCTCCTCCTGTGCAAGCCCAGCATCTTTCCTACAGCTATTCTGCCTTCCACTTCGTCTTGTTCCTTGCATCACTCTATGTCATGGTTACCCTTACCAGCTGGTTCAG CTATGAGGGAGCAGAACTGGAAAAGACGTTCACCACAGGTAGCTGGGCTACCTTCTGGGTCAAGGTTGCCTCCTGCTGGGCCTGTGTACTCCTCTATCTGGGGCTGCTCCTGGCACCACTCTGTCAGTCCCCCACCCAGGATCCCCAGCCTCCTCCTATCTTCAAGAGACAGTGCCATCGCATCAGTATCGCCAGATAA
- the SERF2 gene encoding small EDRK-rich factor 2 isoform X2 → MTRGNQRELARQKNMKKQSDSVKGKRRDDGLSAAARKQSAPSSLPPGTRRSCSRSRKRQTRRRRNPSSFVASCPTLLPFACVPGASPTTLAFSPVVLTGPSTDGIPFALSLQRVPFVLPSPQVASLPLGHSWG, encoded by the exons ATGACCC GCGGTAACCAGCGCGAGCTCGCCCGCCAGAAGAATATGAAAAAGCAGAGCGACTCGGTTAAGGGAAAGCGCCGAGATGACGGGCTTTCTGCTGCCGCCCGCAAGCAGAG TGCCCCATCATCTCTACCCCCAGGGACTCGGAGATCATGCAGCAGAAGCAGAAAAAGGCAAACGAGAAGAAGGAGGAACCCAAGTAGCTTTGTGGCTTCGTGTCCAACCCTCTTGCCCTTCGCCTGTGTGCCTGGAGCCAGTCCCACCACGCTCGCGTTTTCTCCTGTAGTGCTCACAGGTCCCAGCACCGATGGCATTCCCTTTGCCCTGAGTCTGCAGCGGGTCCCTTTTGTGCTTCCTTCCCCTCAGGTAGCCTCTCTCCCCCTGGGCCACTCCTGGGGGTGA
- the SERF2 gene encoding small EDRK-rich factor 2 isoform X1: MTRGNQRELARQKNMKKQSDSVKGKRRDDGLSAAARKQRDSEIMQQKQKKANEKKEEPK, from the exons ATGACCC GCGGTAACCAGCGCGAGCTCGCCCGCCAGAAGAATATGAAAAAGCAGAGCGACTCGGTTAAGGGAAAGCGCCGAGATGACGGGCTTTCTGCTGCCGCCCGCAAGCAGAG GGACTCGGAGATCATGCAGCAGAAGCAGAAAAAGGCAAACGAGAAGAAGGAGGAACCCAAGTAG